DNA sequence from the Halobacterium sp. DL1 genome:
GCAGGCGGGTAGCGGCGAGGAGCCCCGCAGCCCCGACCAGTTCGTGGAGATAGCCCGGCGCGCCGGCCGGATCCGCATCAGCCAGCAGACCTCCCGGAGCGGGCGCCAGGAGCTCCAGGAGATGCTGGGCGCCTACCAGTTGGAGGCGACGGCGGTGCGGACGTGCCGGTACTGCGCGGGGAAGGGGCGGTACTCCCCGATCACGTCGGAGACGGCCATCAAAGCCGACGACGAGTACATCTGCCAGGACTGCGCGGTGCGGGAGCTGGAGCGCGAACTGGCGTTCAACGGGAACATGACGGGGGCGGCCCAGGCCCGCCTCGAGGAGCTGCTGTTCGAGGAGCAGGACCTCGGAAAGATCACGGGGCTGCTCGGCGGGAACCTCGACCCCGACCTGACGAAGTTCGACGAGGTGTCCGCGACGACGGACGACATCGACCCCGTGCCGGTGTCGGACCTCGACCTCCACCCCGACTTGCAGGGGTTGCTTGAGGACCGTTTCGACGACCTGCTGCCGGTACAGAGCCTCTCCGTCGAGAACGGCCTCGTCGAGGGAGACGACCAACTCGTGGTGTCGGCGACGGCGACCGGGAAGACCCTCGTCGGGGAGATAGCGGGCCTCAACCGGCTGCTCGAGGGGAAAGGGAAGATGCTGTTCCTCGTCCCCCTGGTCGCGCTCGCGAACCAGAAACACGAGGACTTCCGCGACGAGTACGGCCACCTCGCGAACGTCACCATCCGCGTGGGTTCGTCCCGAATCCGAGACGACGGCCACGCGTTCGACCCCTCCGCCGACGTCATCGTCGGGACGTACGAGGGCATCGACCACGCGCTGCGCACGGGGAAGGACCTCGGCGACATCGGCACTGTCGTCATCGACGAGGTGCACACGCTGAAAGAGGACGAGCGCGGCCACCGCCTCGACGGCCTCGTCTCGCGGCTGAAGTACTACTGCGAGGAGCGCGCCAAACAGTCCCGGAACTACGACGGCGCGCAGTGGGTCTACCTCTCGGCGACCGTCGGCAATCCCGGCCAGCTCGCGGCGGGTCTAGAGGCGAAGCTCGTGGAGTTCGAGGAGCGCCCGGTCCCCATCGAGCGCCACGTCACGTTCGCCGACGGCCAGGAGAAACCCGACATCGAGAACAAGCTCGTGCGCCGGGAGTTCGACAGCGAGTCCTCGAAGGGGTACAAGGGCCAGACCATCATCTTCACGAACTCCCGGCGGCGCTGCAACGAGATATCCCGGAAGCTCGACTACCCCTCGGCGCCGTACCACGCGGGCCTCGACTACGGCGAGCGCAAGTCCGTCGAGCGGAAGTTCGGCAACCAGGACCTCGCAGCCGTGGTGACGACGGCGGCGCTCGCGGCGGGGGTGGACTTCCCCGCCTCACAGGTAATCTTCGACACCCTCGCGATGGGCATCGAGTGGCTCTCCGTCCAGGAGTTCGAGCAGATGCTCGGGCGCGCCGGGCGCCCGGACTACCACGACCGCGGGAAGGTGTACATGCTCGTCGAACCGGACGCCTCCTACCACGGGTCGATGGAGGGCACCGAGGAGGAGATCGCGTTCAAACTCCTCAAGGGCGAGATGGAGGACGTCGTCACGCACTACGACGAGGCCGCCGCCATCGAGGAGACGCTCGCGAACGTCACCGTCGGCGGCACCGCCGCGAAGCGACTGAACGACCGCATGATCGGCGACGTGCCGACGAAGCACGCCCTGGGCAAACTCGTCGAGTACGAGTTCATCGACGGCGTGACGCCGACGCCGCTCGGCCGCGCGGTCACCACGCACTTCCTCGAACCCGGCGCCGCGTTCATGATTCTCGACGGCGTGCGCAAGGGGAAAGACCCCTACGACGTTGTGGCGGACCTCGAACTCCGGGGAGAAGAGTAGCGAGAGTTTAAGCGGAGCGAAGACTCTCGGAAGAAGCGAGCGGCGACCGGCGGGAGCCGCGAGTAGCGTCGTTCGGAGCGAGTGAGAACGATGGGAAAGTGAGCGGTGAGCGCAGCGAACCGAGAGCAGTAGTGCGGTTCGGAGCGAACGCCGCGAGCGGGAAATTTTGCAGTCCTACAGCAGGAGCAGTGCGGGCACGAACGCGATGCCGGCCCACGCGAGCAGAATCGCCAGTATCGCGCCCGGAAGGCCGCCGAGGGCAACCACGAGCAACACCAGCGGCGTCACCGCCACCTGGGCGCCCAGCCACTGCGCGAGGAAGATGACGAGCAGGCCCACGACGGCGTTGACGATGAACGGCTTGACCGCGCGAATCACGGCGAAGGCGCCGAACAGCGCCGCCAACACCACCAGCAGGAGTCCGACTTCGAGCAGCGTGACCATGGACGACCCTGTATCGCCGCCGCGAAAGGCGTTGCGGCCGCAGCGTCCGAACGAAACCC
Encoded proteins:
- a CDS encoding DEAD/DEAH box helicase — encoded protein: MSEQVQRVDTLFLHETGGDYAVEARRDDERLFRAKLELTERDAGPRPGKFRVQAGSGEEPRSPDQFVEIARRAGRIRISQQTSRSGRQELQEMLGAYQLEATAVRTCRYCAGKGRYSPITSETAIKADDEYICQDCAVRELERELAFNGNMTGAAQARLEELLFEEQDLGKITGLLGGNLDPDLTKFDEVSATTDDIDPVPVSDLDLHPDLQGLLEDRFDDLLPVQSLSVENGLVEGDDQLVVSATATGKTLVGEIAGLNRLLEGKGKMLFLVPLVALANQKHEDFRDEYGHLANVTIRVGSSRIRDDGHAFDPSADVIVGTYEGIDHALRTGKDLGDIGTVVIDEVHTLKEDERGHRLDGLVSRLKYYCEERAKQSRNYDGAQWVYLSATVGNPGQLAAGLEAKLVEFEERPVPIERHVTFADGQEKPDIENKLVRREFDSESSKGYKGQTIIFTNSRRRCNEISRKLDYPSAPYHAGLDYGERKSVERKFGNQDLAAVVTTAALAAGVDFPASQVIFDTLAMGIEWLSVQEFEQMLGRAGRPDYHDRGKVYMLVEPDASYHGSMEGTEEEIAFKLLKGEMEDVVTHYDEAAAIEETLANVTVGGTAAKRLNDRMIGDVPTKHALGKLVEYEFIDGVTPTPLGRAVTTHFLEPGAAFMILDGVRKGKDPYDVVADLELRGEE